The DNA segment GCTAACGTAGAAAAATGCTAATCTGATTGCAATCAAAAAAGAGCAGATGCGAAAGCATCTGTTCTTTTTTGATTAGTTAATTCCATTCAGGTAATCCGAAACTGCGGTCATGTCCATCTCCGTTGTTGTCGTAGCGGATGCACTTCCGGCTTCCACATTCTTATACACGGCAACGCTGAACCAAACAACCAATGCCGCAAGCACAACAGCTGCTGCTCCATATCCAAGACGGTGAATCCATCTCTCTTTCTGTATCGTCTTTACACGGTTGTTTTTTACCTGTTGGTCTGCTTTTGTTTTTTTCTGGCTCATCATGTAATCTCCTTTTTTACAACTTTTTTCAGTATACTACATGTCAGAAAAATTTACAATACTACTATGACGCCTCCGTCATTTGCATACATAGTACTTACCCCTCCTGTATCAAGGATGTAAGAATCTTTTACCTTTATTCTTTTCTTAATCGCATCAAGCACCATCTGGGCCCTCTCGGGACAATTACAGTGTGAAATCGCAAGTGTTCGCTGTTCACTGTCAACTGCTCTTTCCACAATCAGATCAACCATCTTCACCAGTGCCTTATTAATCCCTCTGGCCTGATCAAACTGACAGATCTCCCCTTCCGGTGTAGCTCCGCAGATTGGCTTAATCTTAAGAGCCGATGCAAAAAAAGCTTTGAAGTTGCTGAGACGGCCGTTTTTTCTGAGTGTTTCCAGATTTTCAACAACAAAATACGTATTCTGGCTGTGAATATATCTTTCAACCTCTTCTACAACCTTCTGAAAGGGCATATCCTGCTCTTCACATTCTATAATCTTTTGTGCAATTAATGTCTGACCAACAGAAGCTGATCTGGAATTAAAGACATGTATCTTTATGTCCGGAACATGATCCAATGCCATGGACTGACCTAAAACTGCACTGTTATAAGATCCGCTGAGCTCTGCCGAAAGCGTAACTGCATAATGATGAGTTTCTCCTGTCATATAACTGTCATAATAAAATTTTGGCGAAGGGCAGGAAGACTTCGGACATTCCGGTGTTGCTGCAACTTTCTCCAGAAAATAATTCTGGTCGAAAGTATCGTCATCTATGAATGTCTCTCCTCCAACTTCAAGAGTTAAGGGTGCTGATATGACTCTTTGGTCTTTTTTCATCCGGGGTGTAAGCTCCCCACAGCTATCTATTACTATATTAAAGCTCATGTAGTTGCCTCCATTTATCATTGCTCTGTAATGTAGTTTTCATAACCACATGTTAGATATACTATAACATATATTTCTGCGATTTGCAAAGCCTTTTTTACCCGTAATTCCCTTGCGAAATATCAAAATAAAAGGTATACTAACAGTCAGTATCAGCAAAGTGTGGGAAGCCACAGGCAAACCAGTGCTCTTTTTCATGCTTGCATGAAAAAGGCATAATTCCTACGAACAAACATGAGAAAGGATTCACTCTTATGCGTTACATTATCAATAAAGAACTTCAGGCGGTATCCGATGACACGATTACTGACCCGCAAGACGAAATTCTTGAAATACTAGACGAAAATCAGGCAAGAATCAACAGCAAGAATCTATGCTATCAAAGGGAACTTCTTCGTACTTTGGACGAGACCATCTCCTATTGTAAGATAGAGATGCTGCCCAAAGCTGTAATTGGAACTTTGCTGATTCCAGATAAACAGACCCCTCACACATCTACGATATCTGTGCAGTTTTATTATGAACAAAAGCATCTTATTATCATAGATGATGCAAAGCATCTGTCGGATACGAAAGCACTTCTTCTCGACAAATCCTTTGCCTCAATTGACGACAGTTATCGCTTTTTCTTTGAGTTTCTGGAGTCATTGATCGATGGAGATACCGTTTTTCTTCAAAACTATGAGAGACGGCTTGCGACCATGGAAGAATCTATGTCAGATATCCTTCCGAAAGAGCTGAGCATGGATGTCACGAAAGACCGCCGTGAACTCCTTTTGTATCACTCTTATTACCAGCAGCTGATGGACATGTTTGAAATTCTCTCAGAAAATATCACCCAC comes from the Blautia liquoris genome and includes:
- a CDS encoding DegV family protein, with the translated sequence MSFNIVIDSCGELTPRMKKDQRVISAPLTLEVGGETFIDDDTFDQNYFLEKVAATPECPKSSCPSPKFYYDSYMTGETHHYAVTLSAELSGSYNSAVLGQSMALDHVPDIKIHVFNSRSASVGQTLIAQKIIECEEQDMPFQKVVEEVERYIHSQNTYFVVENLETLRKNGRLSNFKAFFASALKIKPICGATPEGEICQFDQARGINKALVKMVDLIVERAVDSEQRTLAISHCNCPERAQMVLDAIKKRIKVKDSYILDTGGVSTMYANDGGVIVVL
- a CDS encoding magnesium transporter CorA family protein yields the protein MRYIINKELQAVSDDTITDPQDEILEILDENQARINSKNLCYQRELLRTLDETISYCKIEMLPKAVIGTLLIPDKQTPHTSTISVQFYYEQKHLIIIDDAKHLSDTKALLLDKSFASIDDSYRFFFEFLESLIDGDTVFLQNYERRLATMEESMSDILPKELSMDVTKDRRELLLYHSYYQQLMDMFEILSENITHFFPDEYSSQFQRLLGRVDRLYDNTQMLREYAHQIREMQQSRIDLHQNDTMRILTVVTTIFFPLSLITGWYGMNFNNMPELSHPFGYFILIIICAVIVIGEIIYFKKKGWL